One genomic segment of Caldimonas brevitalea includes these proteins:
- a CDS encoding cobalamin-binding protein, with translation MNPCLSKALRRLSLVPPTLLAAVACAAAPVSAVDDHGLTVTLPAPARRVISVAPHVTELVFAAGGGERLVGVVEYSDFPPAAKAIRRVGDNKALDLETIAALKPDLIVVWRHGNAQRQLDKLKSLGVPMYQSEPKRLEHIPESIERLGRLLGSEAAAAGEGARFRERAAALRRQYAGRPPVRSFYQVWHQPLMTLNDTHMVSDVIRLCGGVNVFGSLDRLVPTLAEEAVLQADPEVILTASMGATSSGKALAGLDAWKRYPRLQAVARGNLVSIDGDLLNRPTPRLLQGASQVCEALEAARRKRPADQP, from the coding sequence ATGAACCCTTGCTTGTCGAAGGCGCTGCGCCGCCTGTCCCTGGTCCCCCCGACGCTGCTGGCGGCCGTCGCCTGCGCCGCGGCGCCCGTCAGCGCGGTCGACGACCATGGCCTGACCGTGACCCTGCCGGCACCGGCCCGTCGTGTGATCAGCGTCGCCCCGCATGTCACCGAACTGGTGTTCGCGGCCGGGGGCGGCGAGCGGCTGGTGGGTGTGGTCGAGTACAGCGACTTCCCCCCGGCGGCCAAGGCGATCCGCCGTGTCGGCGACAACAAGGCGCTCGACCTCGAAACCATCGCCGCGCTCAAGCCCGACCTGATCGTCGTCTGGCGGCACGGCAACGCGCAACGCCAGCTCGACAAGCTCAAGAGCCTCGGGGTGCCGATGTACCAAAGCGAGCCCAAGCGGCTGGAGCACATCCCCGAGTCGATCGAGCGGCTGGGCCGGTTGCTCGGCAGCGAGGCGGCCGCGGCGGGCGAGGGCGCACGCTTCCGCGAACGGGCCGCGGCGCTGCGCCGGCAGTATGCCGGGCGGCCGCCGGTGCGCAGCTTCTATCAGGTCTGGCACCAGCCCTTGATGACCCTGAACGACACCCACATGGTGAGCGACGTGATCCGCTTGTGCGGCGGCGTCAACGTCTTCGGCAGCCTCGACCGGCTGGTGCCGACGCTGGCCGAGGAGGCGGTGCTGCAGGCCGACCCGGAGGTGATCCTGACCGCCTCGATGGGCGCCACGTCGAGCGGCAAGGCGCTGGCGGGGCTGGACGCGTGGAAGCGGTATCCGCGCTTGCAGGCCGTGGCGCGCGGCAACCTGGTCAGCATCGACGGCGACCTGCTGAACCGGCCGACGCCGCGGCTGCTGCAAGGTGCCTCGCAGGTCTGCGAGGCGCTCGAGGCCGCCCGTCGCAAACGGCCGGCTGACCAGCCCTGA
- a CDS encoding cobyrinate a,c-diamide synthase, with the protein MARALLIAGPASGQGKTSFTCALARRLSAGGQRVRGFKIGPDFIDPAFLAEATGAPVHNLDLWMVGKAESARRLEAAAQEADWLVIEGAMGLYDGDPSPADFAAAFAVPVLTLIDAGAMAETFGALALGLHEYGRGRTLSWAGVVANRVASPGHARMLRESLPPGLTWAGHLQRCDHPLPERHLGLVQAQELRAGLAGIWHDLDAGLHLDISVLRALPEWSPPEHARPASARRPPAAGGLLQGRTIAYARDEAFSFCYQANLELLSALGARLQPFSPLADEPVPADSHAVYLPGGYPELQAEALSGCRRFLDSLREHHGRGLPVVAECGGMMVCAETLRVLDGREFPMAGLLPATAVMGDRLAGIGLHSWRTDHGELRGHVFHYGRLEVQPGFTPAHLTQPRRYGGPEAVYRAGSLTASFFHGYYRSCPAAAAALFSC; encoded by the coding sequence GTGGCGCGTGCCCTGCTGATCGCCGGTCCGGCCTCGGGCCAGGGCAAGACGTCGTTTACCTGCGCGCTCGCGCGCCGGCTGTCGGCCGGCGGCCAACGGGTGCGCGGCTTCAAGATCGGGCCCGATTTCATCGACCCGGCCTTTCTGGCCGAGGCCACCGGCGCGCCGGTGCACAACCTCGACCTGTGGATGGTCGGCAAGGCCGAAAGCGCGCGCAGGCTCGAGGCCGCCGCGCAAGAGGCCGACTGGCTGGTCATCGAAGGGGCCATGGGCCTGTACGACGGCGACCCCAGCCCGGCCGACTTCGCCGCCGCCTTCGCGGTGCCGGTGCTGACGCTGATCGATGCCGGCGCGATGGCCGAAACCTTCGGCGCACTGGCGCTGGGCCTGCATGAATACGGCCGCGGCCGCACCCTCAGCTGGGCCGGCGTGGTGGCCAACCGGGTCGCCAGCCCCGGCCACGCGCGCATGCTGCGCGAGAGCCTGCCGCCCGGTCTGACCTGGGCCGGGCATTTGCAGCGCTGCGACCATCCCTTGCCCGAGCGCCACCTCGGCCTGGTGCAGGCCCAGGAACTGCGCGCCGGTCTGGCCGGGATCTGGCACGACCTGGACGCGGGCCTGCATCTCGACATCAGCGTGCTGAGGGCGCTGCCGGAATGGAGCCCGCCGGAGCATGCCCGGCCGGCGTCGGCGCGGCGCCCGCCCGCCGCCGGCGGCCTGCTGCAAGGCCGCACCATCGCCTACGCCCGTGACGAGGCCTTCTCGTTCTGCTACCAGGCCAACCTGGAACTGCTGAGCGCCCTCGGCGCCCGGCTGCAGCCGTTCTCGCCGCTGGCCGACGAGCCAGTGCCGGCCGACTCGCATGCGGTCTACCTGCCGGGCGGCTACCCGGAGCTGCAGGCCGAGGCCTTGAGCGGCTGCCGTCGGTTTCTCGACAGCTTGCGTGAGCACCATGGCCGCGGGCTGCCGGTGGTGGCCGAGTGCGGCGGCATGATGGTGTGTGCCGAGACACTGCGCGTGCTCGACGGCCGTGAGTTCCCGATGGCCGGCCTGCTGCCGGCAACCGCCGTGATGGGCGACCGCCTGGCCGGCATCGGCCTGCACAGCTGGCGTACCGACCATGGTGAGTTGCGCGGGCATGTCTTCCACTACGGCCGGCTCGAAGTGCAGCCCGGCTTCACGCCCGCCCACCTGACGCAGCCGCGCCGCTATGGCGGGCCGGAAGCGGTCTACCGGGCCGGCTCGCTCACGGCCTCGTTCTTCCACGGCTATTACCGCTCGTGCCCGGCGGCGGCGGCCGCGCTGTTCAGCTGCTGA
- the cobO gene encoding cob(I)yrinic acid a,c-diamide adenosyltransferase, with protein MKDKTVTTDTPDLDERHRRRMQRKKELIDAKIAAAQRDCGVIVVTTGNGKGKSSSGFGMVARALGHGMKVGVVQFIKGAVPTGEESFFRRFPDEVRLHVMGEGYTWDTQDRERDMQRAQAAWAVAREMLSDPSLGLVLLDELNIALKYRLIDVQQVIDDLLSRPEMQHVVITGRAAPPELIEIAHTVTEMGVVKHAFAQGIRAQPGVEL; from the coding sequence ATGAAAGACAAAACCGTGACCACCGACACTCCCGACCTCGACGAGCGCCACCGGCGCCGCATGCAGCGCAAAAAGGAACTGATCGACGCCAAGATCGCAGCCGCCCAGCGCGATTGCGGCGTGATCGTCGTGACCACCGGCAATGGCAAGGGCAAGAGTTCGAGCGGCTTCGGCATGGTGGCCCGCGCACTGGGCCACGGCATGAAGGTCGGGGTGGTGCAATTCATCAAAGGGGCGGTGCCGACCGGCGAGGAAAGCTTCTTCCGGCGCTTCCCGGACGAGGTACGGCTGCATGTGATGGGCGAGGGTTACACCTGGGACACCCAGGACCGCGAACGCGACATGCAAAGGGCACAGGCGGCCTGGGCGGTCGCACGCGAGATGCTCAGCGACCCGTCGCTCGGCCTGGTGCTGCTCGACGAATTGAACATCGCGCTCAAGTACCGTCTGATCGACGTGCAACAGGTGATCGACGACCTGCTGTCGCGGCCCGAGATGCAGCATGTCGTCATCACCGGCCGGGCCGCGCCGCCCGAGCTGATCGAGATCGCCCACACGGTGACCGAGATGGGCGTCGTCAAGCACGCCTTTGCCCAAGGCATCCGGGCCCAGCCGGGCGTGGAGCTGTAA